One window of Pseudomonas sp. FP198 genomic DNA carries:
- a CDS encoding 50S ribosomal protein L25/general stress protein Ctc gives MNDFTLNAEVRSDLGKGASRRLRRLASLVPAVVYGGDKAPESISMLAKEVAKLLENEAAYSHIIELNVGGTKQNVVIKALQRHPAKGHVMHADFVRVVAGQKLTAVVPVHFINEAAPVKKGGEISHVTSELEVSCLPKDLPEFIEVDLADAEIGTIIHLSDLKAPKGVEFVALAHGDDKAVANVHAPRVAPEATEEGAAE, from the coding sequence ATGAACGATTTTACTCTGAATGCTGAAGTGCGTTCCGACCTGGGGAAAGGTGCGAGCCGCCGCCTGCGTCGTCTCGCAAGCCTGGTTCCAGCTGTAGTCTACGGTGGCGACAAAGCCCCTGAGTCCATCAGCATGCTGGCCAAAGAAGTTGCCAAACTGCTCGAAAACGAAGCGGCCTACAGCCACATCATCGAGCTGAACGTTGGTGGCACCAAGCAAAACGTCGTGATCAAAGCCCTGCAGCGTCACCCGGCCAAAGGCCACGTGATGCACGCTGACTTCGTCCGCGTTGTTGCCGGTCAGAAGCTGACTGCTGTTGTTCCAGTGCACTTCATCAACGAAGCTGCTCCGGTCAAGAAAGGCGGCGAGATCTCGCACGTGACTTCCGAACTGGAAGTTTCCTGCCTGCCGAAAGACCTGCCTGAATTCATCGAAGTCGACCTGGCTGACGCCGAAATCGGCACGATCATTCACCTGTCCGACCTCAAGGCCCCTAAAGGCGTTGAGTTTGTTGCCCTGGCTCACGGTGATGACAAGGCTGTTGCCAACGTCCACGCTCCACGTGTTGCTCCAGAAGCTACTGAAGAAGGCGCTGCAGAGTAA
- the ispE gene encoding 4-(cytidine 5'-diphospho)-2-C-methyl-D-erythritol kinase, producing the protein MSATRLTLPSPAKLNLMLHILGRRPDGYHELQTIFQFLDYGDEITFAVRDDGVIHLHTEFDGVPHDSNLIVKAAKKLQEQSGCSLGIDIWIEKILPMGGGIGGGSSNAATTLLGLNHLWQLGWDQDRLAALGLTLGADVPVFVRGHAAFAEGVGEKLTPVEPEEPWYLVLVPQVSVSTAEIFSDPLLTRNSEPIKVRPVPKGNSRNDCLPVVARRYPDIRNALNLLGKFTEAKLTGTGSCVFGGFPSKAEADKVSALLTETLTGFVAKGSNVSMLHRKLQSLL; encoded by the coding sequence ATGAGCGCAACACGCCTGACGCTGCCCTCCCCGGCCAAGCTCAACCTGATGCTGCATATCCTCGGCCGGCGTCCGGACGGTTACCACGAATTGCAGACGATTTTTCAGTTCCTCGACTACGGCGACGAGATCACCTTTGCCGTGCGCGATGACGGCGTGATCCATCTTCACACCGAGTTCGACGGCGTACCCCATGACAGCAACCTGATCGTCAAGGCCGCGAAGAAACTCCAGGAGCAATCCGGTTGTTCGCTGGGCATCGACATCTGGATCGAAAAAATCCTGCCCATGGGCGGCGGTATCGGTGGCGGCAGCTCGAATGCGGCGACGACTCTGCTGGGCCTCAACCATTTGTGGCAGCTTGGCTGGGACCAGGATCGCCTGGCGGCGCTGGGCCTGACACTGGGCGCCGACGTACCGGTTTTCGTGCGTGGCCACGCGGCTTTTGCCGAGGGCGTCGGGGAAAAACTCACCCCGGTGGAACCCGAAGAACCCTGGTATCTGGTACTGGTGCCGCAAGTATCTGTAAGTACAGCAGAAATTTTTTCAGATCCGCTGTTGACACGTAACTCGGAGCCCATTAAAGTGCGCCCCGTTCCCAAGGGAAACAGTCGAAATGACTGCTTACCGGTGGTAGCAAGGCGTTATCCAGATATTCGTAACGCTTTGAATTTGCTAGGTAAATTTACCGAAGCAAAACTCACCGGAACTGGAAGTTGTGTGTTTGGGGGCTTCCCAAGCAAAGCTGAAGCTGATAAAGTCTCGGCCCTTCTGACAGAGACCCTTACAGGGTTTGTAGCAAAGGGAAGCAACGTTTCGATGTTGCATCGCAAGCTGCAAAGTCTGCTCTAA
- the ychF gene encoding redox-regulated ATPase YchF yields MGFNCGIVGLPNVGKSTLFNALTKSGIAAENFPFCTIEPNSGIVPMPDPRLEALAAIVNPKRILPTTMEFVDIAGLVAGASKGEGLGNKFLANIRETDAIAHVVRCFEDENVIHVSNSVDPKRDIEIIDLELIFADLDSCEKQLQKVARNAKGGDKDAVVQKGLLEQLIAHFTEGKPARSLMKNMGTDEKLVIKGFHLLTTKPVMYIANVAEDGFENNPHLDVVRAIAEEEGAMVVPVCNKIEAEIAELDDGEEKDMFLEALGLEEPGLNRVIRAGYEMLHLQTYFTAGVEEVRAWTVRVGATAPQAAGVIHTDFEKGFIRAEVIAYSDFIQYKGEAGAKEAGKWRLEGKEYIVKDGDVMHFRFNV; encoded by the coding sequence ATGGGATTCAATTGCGGCATCGTCGGCCTGCCTAACGTCGGCAAGTCCACCCTGTTCAACGCCCTGACCAAATCCGGGATCGCGGCCGAGAACTTCCCCTTCTGCACCATCGAGCCGAACAGCGGCATCGTGCCGATGCCCGACCCGCGCCTGGAAGCCCTGGCAGCCATCGTCAACCCCAAGCGCATCCTGCCGACCACCATGGAATTCGTCGATATCGCCGGCCTGGTGGCGGGCGCCTCGAAAGGTGAAGGCCTGGGCAACAAGTTCCTGGCCAACATCCGTGAAACCGATGCAATCGCCCACGTGGTGCGCTGCTTTGAAGACGAAAACGTGATTCACGTTTCCAACAGCGTCGACCCGAAACGCGACATCGAAATCATCGACCTGGAACTGATTTTTGCCGACCTCGACAGTTGCGAAAAACAACTGCAGAAAGTCGCTCGCAACGCCAAGGGTGGCGACAAGGACGCAGTAGTCCAGAAGGGCCTGCTTGAGCAGTTGATCGCCCACTTCACCGAAGGCAAACCTGCCCGCAGCCTGATGAAGAACATGGGCACCGATGAAAAACTGGTGATCAAGGGCTTCCACCTGCTGACCACCAAGCCGGTCATGTACATCGCCAACGTCGCTGAAGACGGTTTCGAGAACAACCCGCATCTGGACGTGGTCAGGGCCATCGCCGAAGAAGAAGGCGCCATGGTCGTTCCGGTCTGCAACAAGATCGAAGCGGAAATCGCCGAGCTGGACGACGGTGAAGAGAAGGACATGTTCCTCGAGGCCCTGGGCCTGGAAGAGCCTGGCCTGAACCGCGTGATCCGCGCCGGTTACGAAATGCTTCACCTGCAGACCTACTTCACCGCCGGTGTCGAAGAAGTCCGCGCCTGGACCGTTCGTGTTGGCGCGACCGCCCCGCAAGCCGCCGGCGTGATCCACACCGACTTCGAAAAAGGCTTCATCCGCGCCGAAGTCATCGCCTACTCGGATTTCATCCAGTACAAGGGCGAGGCCGGTGCCAAGGAAGCCGGTAAATGGCGCTTGGAAGGCAAGGAATACATCGTCAAGGATGGCGACGTGATGCACTTCCGCTTCAACGTCTGA
- a CDS encoding ribose-phosphate pyrophosphokinase, with protein sequence MSKMMVFTGNANPDLARRVVRQLHIPLGDISVGKFSDGEITAEINENVRGKDVFIIQPTCAPTNDNLMELVVMADAFRRSSATRITAVIPYFGYARQDRRPRSARVAISAKVVADMLTVVGIDRVLTVDLHADQIQGFFDIPVDNIYGSPVLVDDIEDQRFENLMIVSPDIGGVVRARAVAKSLGVDLGIIDKRREKANHSEVMHIIGDVEGRTCILVDDMVDTAGTLCHAAKALKEHGAAKVFAYCTHPVLSGRAIENIENSVLDELVVTNTIPLSAAAQACARIRQLDIAPVVAEAVRRISNEESISAMFR encoded by the coding sequence GTGTCCAAGATGATGGTCTTTACGGGGAACGCCAACCCCGATCTGGCTCGGCGTGTAGTACGTCAGCTGCATATCCCTCTCGGTGACATTTCTGTCGGTAAGTTCTCCGACGGCGAAATCACTGCCGAGATCAATGAAAACGTTCGCGGTAAAGACGTCTTCATTATTCAGCCGACTTGCGCTCCGACCAACGATAACCTGATGGAACTCGTCGTGATGGCTGATGCCTTCCGCCGCTCCTCGGCTACTCGTATTACTGCTGTTATTCCTTACTTTGGTTATGCCCGTCAGGATCGCCGTCCGCGTTCCGCACGTGTGGCTATCAGTGCGAAAGTCGTCGCCGATATGCTCACCGTGGTCGGCATCGATCGTGTACTCACGGTCGATCTGCATGCTGACCAGATCCAGGGCTTCTTCGATATTCCCGTGGACAACATCTACGGCTCCCCGGTCCTGGTGGATGACATTGAAGATCAGCGCTTCGAAAACCTGATGATCGTGTCCCCGGATATCGGCGGCGTCGTGCGTGCACGGGCTGTTGCCAAATCCCTGGGCGTGGATCTGGGTATCATCGACAAACGCCGTGAGAAGGCCAATCACTCCGAAGTGATGCACATCATCGGCGACGTCGAAGGGCGTACCTGTATTCTGGTCGATGACATGGTCGATACCGCCGGCACCCTGTGCCACGCGGCCAAGGCCCTGAAAGAGCATGGCGCTGCCAAGGTCTTTGCCTACTGCACACACCCTGTGCTGTCGGGTCGAGCGATCGAAAACATTGAAAATTCCGTGCTGGACGAGCTGGTGGTAACCAATACCATCCCGCTGTCCGCTGCAGCACAAGCCTGTGCGCGTATCCGTCAACTGGATATCGCACCGGTAGTTGCCGAGGCGGTTCGCCGCATCAGCAATGAAGAATCGATCAGTGCGATGTTCCGTTAA
- the pth gene encoding aminoacyl-tRNA hydrolase: protein MTAIKLIVGLGNPGAEYEQTRHNAGALFVERIAHAQGVSLAADRKYFGLTGRFSHQGQDVRLLIPTTYMNRSGQAVAALAGFFRIKPEEILVAHDELDLPPGVAKLKQGGGHGGHNGLRDIIAQLGNQNTFYRLRLGIGHPGVASMVSNFVLGRAPRAEQEKLDASIDFALGVLPDILAGEWNRAMKNLHSQKA, encoded by the coding sequence GTGACTGCCATCAAACTGATCGTTGGCCTGGGAAATCCAGGCGCTGAATACGAACAGACCCGGCATAACGCAGGGGCCCTTTTTGTTGAGCGCATCGCGCACGCCCAAGGCGTCAGCCTGGCTGCCGATCGCAAATATTTCGGCCTGACCGGGCGCTTTTCGCATCAAGGTCAGGATGTTCGCCTGTTGATTCCCACCACCTACATGAACCGCAGCGGCCAGGCCGTGGCGGCATTGGCCGGTTTCTTTCGCATCAAGCCTGAAGAAATCCTGGTGGCCCACGACGAACTCGATCTGCCTCCGGGCGTTGCCAAGCTCAAGCAGGGCGGCGGCCATGGCGGTCACAACGGGTTGCGCGACATCATCGCGCAACTGGGCAATCAGAATACGTTCTACCGCCTGCGGCTCGGCATCGGCCACCCGGGCGTTGCCAGTATGGTTTCAAACTTTGTCCTGGGTCGCGCGCCTCGCGCCGAACAGGAAAAACTCGATGCCAGCATCGACTTTGCCCTCGGCGTGCTGCCGGATATCCTCGCCGGTGAATGGAACCGTGCGATGAAAAACCTGCACAGCCAGAAGGCTTGA